In a single window of the Acidimicrobiia bacterium genome:
- a CDS encoding response regulator transcription factor: MITRVCIVDDHQLFADGLATALNAIPDMSVTGVYSTGESFLEALEAGILVDVILLDLEMPGLTGLDVLASPLTQPPAILVTMHTGDAERRRAVDLGAAGFLSKSTPLLDLAAAIRAVADGRLVHSDTTLREIWKEYGSPILDPGAQSLTPRERELLGLLASGVSSTDELSDRLYISQKTVKNHLASIYEKLAVSDRAQAAVEAIRLGLHSE, encoded by the coding sequence ATGATCACCCGAGTGTGCATCGTCGATGACCACCAACTGTTTGCCGACGGTCTGGCCACGGCCCTCAACGCCATCCCCGACATGTCCGTGACCGGCGTCTACAGCACCGGCGAGTCGTTCCTCGAAGCACTTGAGGCCGGCATCCTCGTCGATGTCATTCTCCTGGATCTGGAGATGCCGGGTCTGACCGGTCTTGACGTACTGGCCTCGCCTCTGACCCAACCGCCGGCCATTCTCGTGACCATGCACACGGGTGATGCAGAACGACGGCGCGCTGTTGATCTCGGTGCCGCCGGATTCCTCTCGAAATCTACGCCACTTCTCGACCTGGCCGCCGCCATTCGTGCCGTCGCAGACGGACGGCTGGTACATTCAGACACCACTCTGCGTGAGATATGGAAGGAGTACGGAAGTCCAATCCTCGATCCGGGCGCACAGTCACTCACGCCGCGGGAACGTGAACTCCTCGGGTTGCTCGCCAGCGGCGTGAGCAGCACCGATGAGCTGTCAGATCGCCTGTACATATCGCAAAAGACGGTGAAGAACCACCTTGCCAGCATCTACGAGAAACTGGCGGTATCGGATCGTGCCCAGGCGGCGGTCGAGGCCATCCGTCTCGGTCTCCACTCAGAATAG
- a CDS encoding Flp family type IVb pilin, with product MLRLLTNEDGANLIEYGILVVLIAIVALLAVQSVGQETSSMFADIHTGFP from the coding sequence GTGCTGCGACTGCTCACCAACGAGGACGGAGCCAACCTCATCGAATACGGTATTCTGGTGGTGTTGATTGCGATCGTCGCTTTGCTGGCAGTCCAGTCAGTCGGTCAAGAAACGTCATCGATGTTTGCCGACATCCACACCGGATTCCCATAG
- a CDS encoding Flp family type IVb pilin, translating to MLALQTWLQARWSDDTGAAMVEYALLVVLIAIVALVAVGLTGTAVSSTFNNVATHL from the coding sequence ATGCTTGCATTGCAGACTTGGCTCCAGGCCCGGTGGTCTGATGACACCGGCGCTGCCATGGTGGAATACGCTCTGCTGGTCGTGCTGATCGCCATCGTGGCGTTGGTCGCGGTCGGACTCACAGGTACCGCCGTTTCCAGCACATTCAACAACGTCGCTACTCACCTGTAA